A single region of the Streptomyces caelestis genome encodes:
- a CDS encoding HAD family hydrolase, producing the protein MAQAERAAVFDVDGTLVDTNHLHVVTWWEAFRQAGHDVSMHAVHRAVGLASTDLVAHLLGEDRDTDQDAGISAAHKALYGQYFDRLPALPEAGALLRRLHRDGWAVVLATSAGGAELSALRRAIDADDAITATAGADDVDEGKPAPEPVEHALDLAGVPAERAVFVGDTVWDMRAGSRAGVRCVGVLCGGIPRTDLEKSGADAIYADPAHLLSSLRDSPLA; encoded by the coding sequence ATGGCACAGGCGGAACGGGCAGCCGTGTTCGATGTCGACGGCACGCTGGTCGACACCAACCACCTGCACGTCGTGACGTGGTGGGAGGCCTTCCGGCAGGCGGGCCACGACGTGTCGATGCACGCCGTCCACCGGGCCGTGGGGCTGGCCTCCACCGACCTCGTCGCGCACCTGCTCGGCGAGGACCGGGACACGGACCAGGACGCGGGGATCAGCGCCGCCCACAAGGCGCTGTACGGGCAGTACTTCGACCGGCTGCCCGCGCTGCCGGAGGCCGGGGCGCTGCTGCGGCGGCTGCACCGGGACGGCTGGGCCGTGGTGCTGGCCACCTCGGCGGGCGGCGCCGAGCTGAGCGCGCTGCGCCGGGCGATCGACGCGGACGACGCCATCACCGCCACGGCCGGCGCCGACGACGTGGACGAGGGCAAGCCCGCGCCCGAGCCCGTCGAACACGCCCTGGACCTGGCCGGGGTGCCGGCGGAGCGGGCGGTCTTCGTCGGCGACACCGTGTGGGACATGCGGGCGGGCAGCCGCGCCGGGGTGCGCTGCGTGGGCGTCCTGTGCGGTGGCATCCCGCGCACCGACCTGGAAAAGTCCGGCGCGGACGCGATTTACGCCGACCCCGCGCACCTTCTGTCGTCCC